The stretch of DNA TGCCCGGAATCGCAGAGAACGGTGACCACGATCGCTTCGGGCCCCAGGCGCTCCGCCGCGGCCCAGGCCGCGTGAAGATTGGCTCCGGAACTGATCCCGGCCAGAATCCCCCGGCGCCGGGCCGCCCAACGGGCGGCGGCCGTCGCTTCGTCCCCCGTCACCGGGCTGACCCCGGTCAGCAGGTCCGGATCGAGGTTGGGGGGGATGAATCCGGCCCCGATCCCCTGTATCCGGTGGGGGCCGGGCTTCCCCCCGGAGATGACGGGGGATTCCCGGGGCTCGACGGCGATCAGTTCCACGTCCGGCCAGACTTCACGCAGGGCCCGCCCCACGCCGGTCAGGGTCCCCCCCGTCCCTACCCCGGCGACGAACGCGTCCACCTTTCCTCCCGCCTGAGCGACGATCTCGGGCCCGGTCCCCCGGTAATGCGCCTCCGGGTTGGCCGGATTCGAGAACTGATCGGGAATGAAGGCCCCGGGGATGGACGCGAGGAGGTCCCGTGCGCGGGAGATCGCCCCCTTCATGCCTTCCCCTCCCGGCGTCAGGATCAGCTCCGCCCCCAGAGCCGCGAGCATCTTCCGGCGCTCCAGAGACATGGTTTCGGGCATGGTCAGGATCAGGCGGTACCCCTTCTCCGCCGCCACCATGGCCAGAGCGATCCCCGTGTTCCCGCTGGTGGGCTCGATCACCGTCCCCCCCGGCCGGAGGTCGCCCGCGCGCTCCGCCGCTTCGATCATGGCCACGGCCGGGCGGTCCTTGACGCTCCCCGTGGGGTTGAGCAATTCCGCTTTGGCCCAGACGCGCGTGCCGGCGGGGCCCGGAACCTCGATCAGCGGGGTTCCCCCCACCGCTTCCACCATCGTCACTTTCTCCGTTCTCATCGATTCCACCTCATTGTTCGAGCGGTTTGGGCCCGGTACGCTCCGGCGCCGGGAGGCCGTAGTTGGCGGCGATCCGCCGGTCGGCTTCCCCGAGCCCCTCCGCCCCCAGCACGATCTCGCGGCCGAAGTCGCTGAAGCCGAAACGGTGAAAACCCCGGAGGGGACGGGCGAGGGCCGGTTCCAGATCCTCCAGCGAGCGGATGGGGACCCCGTTGACGGCCACGAGTTCTTTTTCCCGGAAATCCTGATAGCCGATATTGACCGGATCGGGAAGCACGGTGTTGAGAACGACCAGACGGCGGCGCCCGTCCGGGCGCTCGTGGAGTTGGAACGTATAATAATAAAGCATGAACTCCGGTGCGTTCTGGAGCCAGTCCCGGCCCCACTCCTCCAGGTACCCCTTGGTCACTTCCTGGAAAACCAGACCTCCGACCACCCGGTAGGGCGGGGGTTCTCCGTACCCGTATAAAGGAATGAAAAGCCCGTCTCCGGTCTCCCGCTTGAGCGTCAGTTCCTTGGAAACCTTCTCGCCGGCCCGGAAAATCTCGACTTCGACCCGGTCGCCCGGGCCGAAATGCCGGGAGAAGAGGTCGCCGAACTCGATCTGGCCCCACCGGGGATCGAGGTAGTAACCGCGGGCGTCGATCGCCCGGCCGGCGACGGAGAGAAGCACGTCGCCGGGCTCGAGCACCCCGGCCGCCGAACCGGACGGGTAGACGGAATCGATATAGACCCCCTTCCCCTCCGGAGGCAGCCCCAGGTAGGACCTGAGGTCGGGGCTTTCCAGCCCCGTGCAGTCGAAGCCGTGTCCGGCGAAACCGAGATAGCCCTCGGGCCGGGCGGATTCGAGAAAGCGTCTGATGATGGCGGCGGGGATGATCGTCATGTATTCCTCGTCGGCCTCGTAGCTCATGCTCAGCCCGGTCAGCCCCCTCGCCGAAAAAACCCCTTCCGACCACCCCCCGCCCCGGCCTTCGAAGTTGACCGAGGCCCCGAAGCGGAGATAACGGTTCAACCCCAGGAAATACGAGCCGACTTCGATAGTGACGATCCGGGCCGGGAGAAGATGGAGGCGCCCGCCCTCGTCGAAAACGGCGATCTCCACCCGCTCGCCGACGGCGGCGTCTTCGTCGAGGGAAACCGGGACCATCCCCTCGAGGTAGCCGGCTTCGTCGACGGAGAGGAGGGCGAGATCGACGTCGTAGTCCACCACCCGTACCTTGGCCGGCACGTTGTTCTGCGCCCCCGGCCGTTCCACCTTGATCAAGGTGTAATCCCTGATGATGTCGGCCGTGGTCAGGATATCCCCCGACGGAAGCAGACAGCCGTAGGCGTGCCGGTGCTGTTCCTTCTCCTTGCGCCAGGGTCGGCTCTGGTCGTATTCCTGGTAGGTCACCGAGAGTTCGACCACGGAGAGGGCGGGGTCGGGGGCCGCCTCCCCTCGCGCCGGCGTCAGCAGAACCGCGAAAACGCCCAGGACGGCGGCCGCCTTCATCGCTCCCCTACCCCCACGGCGCCGGCCCGGGACCGGTCCCGGGCGATGCCGTAGCGCCGCAGGACCTCGTCGTTGCCCTTCGCCACCGCCGCGGCGTTCAATACCAGCGGAGCCTGGTCCCCCTCGAACTCGATGATGTGGTAGGCTCCCCGGTTCTCTTCCAGGGCGGCGATCAGGCCGTCCAGGCCGGCGACCGGCCGGCCGTCGGCCCGGACGACGATCAGATCGCGCAGGCCGTCCACGTACCGGTTGAACGCGGCGGGGAGTACCCGGACCAGAACCACGGGTTCCGGGCGAACGCGGCAGAGGCGGTCGCGGTAGTAACCGTAATAATAATGCAGCAACCTGCGGTCGGCCGTCGTCCGCCAATGAGCCCCCCAGGTCTCAAGATAGTCGCGGGAAAGAGGCTCGAAGACCAGACCGCCGAAGACGAAGTAGTCCGGACCGCGGTCGTATTCTTTTCTTCTTTTCATGCCGTCGGAGGGGCTGGAGAGAACGACCTCGACCTCGCGGGCCTCCGCGGAGCGCAGGACCTCGAACCCGACCCGCTCCCCGCATTGTTTTCGTTCCGCCACTTCGTCCAACCGGTAGCTCCGGCCGTCGAGAAGAATGGTGCCGTCGTTGCGGATCGAATACCCGTCGGCTTGCAGGAGGATATCCCCGGGGAGAATTTTCCCGTAAGCGCTGCGGCCCTCGACGACGTCGTTCACCACCACCCCGGAGCGGCCCTCGGGAAGTTCCAGAAAAGCCCGGTAGGCGGGGTTGATCAGCTCGGCGGCGACGATGCCCAGGTCGGGGTAGCCGTCGTAGCGCCCGTCGGCTATGTCCTCGAAAAAATGGGCGATGACCGTGGTCGGGATCACCTGGCCCACGTTCTCCGAACGGAATACCGCCTGGAACGCGATACCGACGATCTCGCCGGACTGGATGACGGGGCCGCCGCTGTTGCCGGGGTTGATGGCGGCGTCGATCTGAAGGATGAGGTGGGTGTCGTTGCCGGAATGGCTGTAGGAGGCGTAATCGACACGGGAAACCACGCCCTTGGTGACGGTGACGCGCTCCCCACCCTGGGGGAACCCGTACACCTCGACCACCGAGCCCAGGGCGGGCAGCAGGCTGCTCAGCGGCAGGGGGACGGTCCCTTCGAAGAATTCGGGGTCGGCGACCGTGAGCAGGGCCAGGTCGCAGTCGTGCCCGATGAAGGCGACCTCGGCCTGGTAGGTCCCGGGCGAGTTTTCCTTCTTCAGCTCCAGGTACCGGGAGAAACTGACCGCGTGGGCGCTGGTCAGGATCCGGTTGCCCTCGACCACCGCCCCGGAACCGCGCTGGACCTGAAAGGACTTGGGGTTCCAGGGAGAATCGTAATCCGGAGCCTGGCTGACGTTGATGACCTGCACCACCGACCGGGCGGGATCGAAGGGCTCGGCCGGCGCCGGGGCCGCCGCCAGAGCCACCCCCGCCAGAACCATTCCCGGACCGATCATCTCGAACCGTTCCGCGGCGGCGGAAAAGACGACATCAGGGCACTTCCTCGATCGTGCTCAACACCTTCGGTTCGTCTCCCGGTTCCACCGGGTAGGCGGTGATGAAGACGGGGGAGTCTTCCGGCACGAACAACGCCAGCGGGAATTCCCCGGTTTCGGCGTTGAAAAGGCCGGCGTTGGCGGTGTCCTGGAGAACGCTCCGGGTGGAGCCGGCGTCGATGTAGACCGAAATCCGCGGGTCGCCGGCGGGCAGTTCCCCCATTCGCCGGAAGCGCAGGCGCAGGTCGGCCTTGCGCTCCCCCAGCAGCTCGATTTCGAAAACGTCGCCTTCGTCCAGTTCCCACTCGTCGTCCAAGACGAACGGGGACCAATAGCACTGCACCCGCTCCCCCGGGGCGCGGACCGGGGTGGGGCTGGGAGCCGGGGCCGCCGGCGTCCAGTCGGGGAAATCGGTGGCGAGCAGGCCGGCGAAGTAAGCGGCCGAGGAGAGCGATTCGCGCGCCGCCAGGTACTCCCCGCGCTTGAGCGCCTCCATCCCTTCCACGGCCTTGGAGTAGGAGTTGTCGTAGAGGATTCGCCCCGATTCCTGGGCGGAGGCGGCCGCCCCCCAACAAGCCAGGATCGCCACTGCCCACCGAAGTACTTTCACGGCTCTGCTCCTTGCTGCTGAATTGCCCGGGATCTTGTTGTAGAGTATACGGCGGCGGGAGCGCGGAGGCAAAGATGTTCCAGACAGTCGACGACCGGACAATCGCGGCCCTGGCGGAGATCGTCGGGGAAAGCCGGATCCGGACCGATCCGGAGGCTCTCGAGGAATACGGGCGCGACGAGACCCCGGGGCTCTTTTCCGCGCCCGGCGCCGCGGTCTTCCCCGCGGACGCCCTCCAGATCGCCCGCATCCTCGAACTGGCCGCACGCGAAAACGTCCCCGTCACCGCGCGCGGGGGGGGAACCGGGCTGGCCGGCGGAGCCGTCCCCTCCCCGGGGGGGATCGTCCTGGCCCTGACGGGGATGGACCGGCTGGTGGAGATCGACGAGGAGAACCTGACCGCGACGGTGGAGCCGGGGATGGTGACCGAACGCTTCCGGGACGCCGTGGAAGCCGTCGGCCTCTACTACCCCCCCGACCCCGCCAGCCTCGATTCCTGTACGATCGGCGGCAACCTGGCCACGGGTGCGGGAGGGGCCCGGGCCTTGCGCTACGGGACCACCCGGGATTACGTGGTGGGCCTCGAAGCCGTGGTCCCCGCCGCCGGGACCGTGGCCTGGGGGGGGAAATCCCGCAAAAACGCTTCCGGCTACAACCTGGCCCAGCTCCTGGTCGGTTCGGAAGGGACCCTGGGCGTCATCGTCAAAGCCGTCCTGCGCCTCCTCCCCCTTCCCCCTGAACGCGTCACCCTCTGGGCCTCCTTCCCCGATCTGGAACGGGCGGCGGCGGCGGTGGCCCCCCTGCTCAAATCCGGGGCCGACCCCGCCGCCCTGGAGCTGATGGACCGGGGCTCCCTGGAGGCCGCCGCCCGGATCGAGGACGCCGGGCTCGGGCGCGGGGGCGAAGCCTTCCTCCTGATCGAGTTGGAAGGGAGGGGGGAGGTCGAACTGCCCTGGGAGGAGACCGGAAAGATCTGCGCGGAGGCGGGGGCGGCGGACGTGCTCGTGGCCGAGGACCGGGGGCTGCGGGACCGCGTCTGGAAGACGAGGCGCTCCATCACCGAGGGGCTGCGGCTGCTCAGCCCGGTCCATTCCAAACAGGACGTTTCCGTCCCCCCGGCGGCGATTCCCGCCTTCATGCGCCGGGCCCGGGCCGCGGCCCGGGCGGAACGCCTGGAAACCGTCTGTTTCGGGCACGCCGGCGACGGCAACATCCACCTCAACCTGCTCGGGGCCGGGGTCCCGGAAGCGGAATGGCCCGGCCGCAAAGCCCGGGCGGAGCGGCGCTTCCTGGAGGAAGCCCTGGCCCTGGGCGGCGTGATCTCGGGCGAGCACGGCATCGGGCTGGCCAAGCGCGGCTACCTGGCCCTGGGGTACTCCCCGCCCGCGATCGGCCTGATGAAAGCCCTCAAGCGCGCCTGCGACCCCCGGGGCATCCTCAACCCCGGCAAGATCTTACCATGACCCGCCGGTGGATAGTCGCGGCCGGGATCGCCGCGGCGGCCGCCGCCGCCTTTGTCGTCTTCCGCCCCCGGCCCGCGCCTCCCAACCTGGTCCTGATCTCCATCGACACCCTCCGGGCCGACCGGGTCTCCTGCTACGGCTGCGAGACCCCCACCACCCCGGTCCTCGACCGCTTCGCCGACGGCGCCGCCGTCTTCACCGACACCATAGTCCAGTCCCCCTGGACCCTGCCCTCGCACATGTCCCTCTTCACCTCCCTCTACCCCTCCACCCACAAAGTCGGGGCCGCTTCCCGGACCCTCGATCCCGCCGTCGTCACCCTGCCCCTCCTCCTCCGGGAGGCGGGCTACGCCACCGCCGCCTTCGTGGACGCCGCCTTCCTCTCCTCCCGCTACGGTTTCAGCCGGGGTTTCGACCTCTACGAAAACGCCAAGGGCCGGGGCATCGAAACCGTCCTGCCCCGGGTCGAGTCCTGGCTGAAAACCGCCCGGCGCGAGCCGTTCTTCCTCTTCGTGCACGTCTTCGACTGCCACTGCCCCTATACTCCCCCCGACGACGTCGCCCGGCGCTTCAGCCCCGACTACGACGGGGATCTCGACCTGAGCGGGCGCTGCGGCTTGAGCGGATTCGAGGACGCCGACCTCGACGAGGACGACGTCCGCTATATCTCCCAGCAGTACGACGGCGAGGTCTACGCGGTGGACCGGGGCTTGAGCCGCCTGCTCGGGCTGCTGGAGAGCCTGGGGCTCTTCGAGAACACCGTCGTCGTCGTCACCTCGGACCACGGGGAGGAGTTCATGGAGCACGGCCGGATCGGGCATACCCGCTCGCTCTACCGCGAACTCCTGCAGGTCCCCCTGATCGTCCGGCCGGCGGGCGGGGGTACGGGCAGGAAGATCGACCGCACGGTCCGCGGCATCGACGTCGCCCCCACCCTTCTCGACCTGCTGGGGCTGCCCGTTCCCGAGACCATGCAGGGAAGCAGCCTCCGGCCCCTCCTGGAAGGAGACGACGGCGGCCCCGCCCCCGCGGTCTACGGCGAACTGAACGAGCTGGCCCTGATCCGGACTTTGATCGACGGCGGCTATCAGTACATCGCCAACCGGGACCGGGAGACCGAGGAGCTCTACGACCTCCGCCGGGACCCCGGCGAAACCCGCAACCTGGCGGCGGAGCGGCCGGAGGTCGCCCGGAGCATGCGCCGGAAACTGGAGGAGATCGAAGACCGGGCCCGGCGGGCGGGGGCGGCCTTCAGCCCGGGCAAGACCGACCTCTCCGGGAAAACCGTCCGGGAACTGAAGGCCCTGGGCTATCTGCAGTGAGGCAGGGGTAAGGGGTAAGCGCTAAGGGGGAAGGCGGCAAAATCCGAGGCTGGGTTACCTGTAGTGAGGCGGAGGGAGGTCGGCTCGGGATTCCTCCCAAGTTATCGCTTAGACAACTCCGCCTTCGTCAACGCTTCCGCTATGCGCAACGCCTGGAGCCGGTTGCGCTGCAGCGCGTGATGGGAGGTTCCCGGCGCAAACTTCGCCTGCGCCTTTTCGGCCCTGCCGATCATCGAATCAATTGCGCGGAGGGCTTCTTGCAAATCGCTCGGCGCGACGCCGGCCGGATCGGCGGCGGCCTTGGTCATCAGGACAGAGGCAATGCGCAAGGCCTTGAGGTTGTCCCGTAGCATCGTATGTTGCCAGGTTCCCGGGGCCAGCTTCCGGTGGGCCTTTTCGGACTTGCCGATCAGTGAGGCGATCGGTCGCAGCGCTTCCCGCAATTCATCCGTCGTATAGTCGGTTGGACGCATCGAGCCTCGGATTTTTCACGGGCCAGGCGGATATTCCAGCTTAACGCTCGGCACAGCCCTCGTTTCCCGGCGCAAAAGACGGGGGCGGCTCATTCCCGCTCCGCGAGAAAACGCTTGTAGACCCTGTAGTGCTCGGTCTCCTTGTAGCCGACGTGGCGCACGGGAACGTGGTCGAAGCTGTAGATCCGGGCCCCGGCACAGGCGAGAAGGAGCGGGGAGTGCGTGGCGACAATGAACTGGGCCTGCCCGGCGCGCCCTTCCTTCTCCAGGATGTCGAGCAACTCCAACTGGCTCCGGGGCGAGAGCGCCGTCTCGGGCTCGTCGAGCAGGTACAGCCCCCTGATCTTGTAGCGGGCCCGGAAGTAGGACATCATTGACTGCCCGTGGGACTGCGTCACCAGCGACTTGCCTCCGAAGTAGTCCAGGTGCCGCCGGTCAGCGACCGCCCAGCCTTCCAGCGAATCGGCGAAGTCCCGGAACGTCTCGGACCCGAAGTAGGAGCCGGGGACTTCGCCGTCGCTCCAGTCGAGGCCGAGGCACCTGTCCAGCAGCGCTTCGTACGGATTGACCCGGCAGCGGGCGCCGGCGGCCTGACTCCAGATGTGGATGCCGCAGGCGCGGGCGATGGCCTCCAGGAGCGTCGACTTGCCGGTGCCGTTCTCCCCGACGAAGAGCGTGACCGGCGTGCTGAACGACACGGCGTCGGTCTCCGTCAGAACCGGCAGGTTGAAGGGGTAGCGGTCACGGGTCGGGAACTTTGCGTGCTGAAGCGCGACGCGGCGCAGATGGATGGTCATACGATCGGACGTCCCTTCAAAATTCGGCGGTTACGGTTGTCGGTTTCGGCGGCTTTCTTCCGTCAGCTGTCTAAATGACGACTTCCACTCATAACAATTTTGCGCCTAACGGGATATCCTTA from bacterium encodes:
- the cysK gene encoding cysteine synthase A, whose product is MVEAVGGTPLIEVPGPAGTRVWAKAELLNPTGSVKDRPAVAMIEAAERAGDLRPGGTVIEPTSGNTGIALAMVAAEKGYRLILTMPETMSLERRKMLAALGAELILTPGGEGMKGAISRARDLLASIPGAFIPDQFSNPANPEAHYRGTGPEIVAQAGGKVDAFVAGVGTGGTLTGVGRALREVWPDVELIAVEPRESPVISGGKPGPHRIQGIGAGFIPPNLDPDLLTGVSPVTGDEATAAARWAARRRGILAGISSGANLHAAWAAAERLGPEAIVVTVLCDSGQRYLSGDLFTV
- a CDS encoding trypsin-like peptidase domain-containing protein, whose product is MIGPGMVLAGVALAAAPAPAEPFDPARSVVQVINVSQAPDYDSPWNPKSFQVQRGSGAVVEGNRILTSAHAVSFSRYLELKKENSPGTYQAEVAFIGHDCDLALLTVADPEFFEGTVPLPLSSLLPALGSVVEVYGFPQGGERVTVTKGVVSRVDYASYSHSGNDTHLILQIDAAINPGNSGGPVIQSGEIVGIAFQAVFRSENVGQVIPTTVIAHFFEDIADGRYDGYPDLGIVAAELINPAYRAFLELPEGRSGVVVNDVVEGRSAYGKILPGDILLQADGYSIRNDGTILLDGRSYRLDEVAERKQCGERVGFEVLRSAEAREVEVVLSSPSDGMKRRKEYDRGPDYFVFGGLVFEPLSRDYLETWGAHWRTTADRRLLHYYYGYYRDRLCRVRPEPVVLVRVLPAAFNRYVDGLRDLIVVRADGRPVAGLDGLIAALEENRGAYHIIEFEGDQAPLVLNAAAVAKGNDEVLRRYGIARDRSRAGAVGVGER
- a CDS encoding FAD-linked oxidase C-terminal domain-containing protein translates to MFQTVDDRTIAALAEIVGESRIRTDPEALEEYGRDETPGLFSAPGAAVFPADALQIARILELAARENVPVTARGGGTGLAGGAVPSPGGIVLALTGMDRLVEIDEENLTATVEPGMVTERFRDAVEAVGLYYPPDPASLDSCTIGGNLATGAGGARALRYGTTRDYVVGLEAVVPAAGTVAWGGKSRKNASGYNLAQLLVGSEGTLGVIVKAVLRLLPLPPERVTLWASFPDLERAAAAVAPLLKSGADPAALELMDRGSLEAAARIEDAGLGRGGEAFLLIELEGRGEVELPWEETGKICAEAGAADVLVAEDRGLRDRVWKTRRSITEGLRLLSPVHSKQDVSVPPAAIPAFMRRARAAARAERLETVCFGHAGDGNIHLNLLGAGVPEAEWPGRKARAERRFLEEALALGGVISGEHGIGLAKRGYLALGYSPPAIGLMKALKRACDPRGILNPGKILP
- a CDS encoding sulfatase gives rise to the protein MTRRWIVAAGIAAAAAAAFVVFRPRPAPPNLVLISIDTLRADRVSCYGCETPTTPVLDRFADGAAVFTDTIVQSPWTLPSHMSLFTSLYPSTHKVGAASRTLDPAVVTLPLLLREAGYATAAFVDAAFLSSRYGFSRGFDLYENAKGRGIETVLPRVESWLKTARREPFFLFVHVFDCHCPYTPPDDVARRFSPDYDGDLDLSGRCGLSGFEDADLDEDDVRYISQQYDGEVYAVDRGLSRLLGLLESLGLFENTVVVVTSDHGEEFMEHGRIGHTRSLYRELLQVPLIVRPAGGGTGRKIDRTVRGIDVAPTLLDLLGLPVPETMQGSSLRPLLEGDDGGPAPAVYGELNELALIRTLIDGGYQYIANRDRETEELYDLRRDPGETRNLAAERPEVARSMRRKLEEIEDRARRAGAAFSPGKTDLSGKTVRELKALGYLQ
- a CDS encoding AAA family ATPase — encoded protein: MTIHLRRVALQHAKFPTRDRYPFNLPVLTETDAVSFSTPVTLFVGENGTGKSTLLEAIARACGIHIWSQAAGARCRVNPYEALLDRCLGLDWSDGEVPGSYFGSETFRDFADSLEGWAVADRRHLDYFGGKSLVTQSHGQSMMSYFRARYKIRGLYLLDEPETALSPRSQLELLDILEKEGRAGQAQFIVATHSPLLLACAGARIYSFDHVPVRHVGYKETEHYRVYKRFLAERE